CCAGCGTCGCCATCAAAGAAGCGCTGGATGCATATGAACTCCGCCACTCCTACCCCGAAGAAGCAGGGACCTCACGAGGAACGAAGGTGGCAACCCGGGAATCTGAAGCACAACACAAGCCCGAGTCGAAGCCCGAGCCGGCGGGGCAGGACTGGTTTCCCCCAGCACCATCCGAATCACCGGAGCGCGAGCGCCACCCCGAGTGCAGGCCCGTCCCGGTGCGACATCTGGGCGGCAACGAGCCACACAATGAATGCGCTGACAAGATTCCCAACAACAGCTTCCCTGACTGGGATGTGCTCGTCAATGGGAAGAACTTCGACGGGCTGGTACTCATCACTCGCACGCTGTGGGATGTCAAGACGGATGACTTTGAAAAACAGCCGCCACGGCCTCAAAGGTTCTTTGTCAGGATGAAGCTGCCTGAGCTGAGGCGCGAAGCCAGGCTCGCAAGGGACTGCGGGTACAACTTCGTCATTGGAGTGCGAAGCGCCGCGCACAAAGCCGTGCTGTTCGACGAAGACCCCACCCTGAAATTTGTCATCATGGATTGGTGTTGAAATGACGGCCGCTCATAGAACCCTCATCATTATCGCCCACGCGCCCGCGCTCCAGAACAATGACGACCGCCCGACCGCGGTTGTCCATGCAATGGAACGTGCGCTGCCTGGCTTGCGCTTGGGGTGGACGATGTCCGAAAAGGAAGACCTCATCGCATTGCCTCAACGCGACGAGTGGGTCGCGGCCAACATGGCAAATGGAGGGTTTCCGTTCCTCTGCAACGATGATGATAACCATCTTGTGACGGTTGCTGGACTGGAAAACCCAAACGGTCTTGCCGCAGGGAGCCCGCCGCATCTTGAAATCCATGCGGACCTGCCACTCGACGCGGTCAGCATCGCGGAGGCTGTCGATGTGCTTGCAGGTTTAGCGGAGGGCGCTCGCGCGGTATGGGGGCATGCGACGCCGAGCGGTTATGGTGGGATCGTGGCGCAACAGTTCCGCCACCCCGGCGATGAGTTGCACGTTCCGCCCCTCGGACTGCCGTCGCTCAAGCTCCCGTGGAACAGGTCCACACCTGAGATTCCGCACTTTCTCGGGTGGCTGAACTACTGGTCTGCCGCTGCCGCGCAGGCCATCGGGTTCCCGGACCCACTCCGTGACGCCGCGCTGCTTTCACGGGCACGGCGCACGGCAACGGGCGGGTGGGTCGTGCAGCTCACCGATGCGCCGCTCGCTCTGGACAACCCTGCCCACCTGGACGCGCTCCAGCGGGCCTATGAGCGGTTCCCGGAGATCGGTGGACGCGCACCGCCTTGACCTCGACCAGGAGGCTTGGGACGCGGCTCAAGCCGTAGGAGAGAGACCCACTGCGCGGGCGTCCACGATGGTCGCCTCCCATTCGGGAGGTCATGCACCATTGCTCCAACCGTACAGATTGGCCCTCGCGCTTACGCTCGTGCCCGTCTCGGGAGCTGCTGCGGGGGCTGAGACGGCCACAGGGGCACGCGTTGGCCGTAAGCGCTCCGTGACCATCGCCAGCACGCCCGCCGAACCGCGGCCCATCGTCCATGTCGCGGCGGACGCCCGGACGGTATTCCTGTTCTCTGCGCCGATCCAGCGGAAGACCCTCACCTTCGCCGAATCCCTGATCCATGTCCTGGATGCGGGCGAGCGGTCGATCATTGTTCAGCCCGTGGCCAATCTCACTGACGGCGAGCGGCAGGCGATCGGGGTCTTCTTCGCTGACGGCCGAGCATCCACCCGGGCCGCCTTCGTGCTCGTGACAGACCCGAGCGACGTTGACGCACTGATTGACGTGCAGCGCCCGGAGCCTCCAAACACGGTCTGTCAGCCTTCAGATCATGCACCGGCGCCGAAGCCGGAAGACCTCGTGCTGCGTGGCTACGCAGACCTGAAGCATCCCCTCATTTTCGATTTCCCCTCGGAGCTTGCTCCCTCGGCTGCCCATGGGTTCTCCGAGGAGAACCTTCAAGTGAGGGGATAGCTCAGGGTGAGCCCTGGGGTACCTGCATCCACAAACCAGCCGCCTCCACGAAGGTTTCCATTGGGTAGCAGCCTGGAATCTCAGACCGTAGTGAGCGGCATGAGCCCAGCTCGGTCCAGCAGATCTCGCACGCGCCGCGTCAGCGCCACATGGTCCGGGTTGGCTACCGAGAAGCGCTCGGGGGTGAGGACGATCAGCGTGCCTTTGTCCTCGACCTGCTTGATGCGGACTGGAGCTGGGAGCGGCGGCACCGTGCCCCGCTGACGCGCGAGGTACGTCACCCAGCCAGGCCACACGCCGGCCTTGCCGTCCAGTTCCCGATGCGTGTGGGACATGGCCACCGCCCAATCAGGTTCCCAGGCCAGCGCCATGCTGCGCACCACCTCGGCCAGCACGGTTGCCGTGAGGATTCGCTCCGCGTTCTCCCCCTTGGCCGGTAGCGACAGGACGCACGAATTGGCAATGCTGAATTCGGCGTAGCTTCCGCATTTCATATTGACGGACGCGAAGTCCTGGCCGGCTCCATCGTTGTATGCCCCAACGCGAAAGCCCAGATCTTCGATAGGCGGCCCGCCGGGCTCCCGGTTCACGCCGCGCCGGAATGCTTCCGTCAACGCAGGGAGGGAAGGCGGCATGAGCGGGGTCTTGCGCCCCTTGCCGCGCGGTTTGGGAATCTTGTTCCAATGCGCCAGCAGGGGGTCACAAGCGGCCAGCAAGTTGAGAAAGGCCTCCGCTCGATGGGCGCACTCCTCGGGGGACTCCTTGCGAGGTCCCCAGTAGGCGCCAGCGTGGTAGGAGTCAGGATGGAGCGCAGGTGTGGGCTGAGTGGTCATAACGCGCACTTGTCAGCGTACCAAGGAGCGGGCCGGGGTGTGGATGACGGTGATTTCAGTGAAGCCCCTATTCTCAAGCAGCTTCCGCATCCCATTGGCTGCATGCATCTCGGCGACGTGCCATTCGATGCGGATGCCCAGGCCCTGGACGATACGGCGCTGCCGCTCGGCTTGATCCGCGAGGTCTTGGAGCTTGCCTGACGCCTCAAACCAACTCTTGGGGTCGAAGTTGTCCTCGAAGAATTCAGCGTAGCCGGGTCCCTTGGCCTCCAGCAGCACTCCCTCTTCGAAACCGTCGAACTTCACGCCACCAGCCTTCGTGCTCGTGCCACCGACCCAATACGCTTCATCCGCCGAATGCCCGGTGATCTGCTCCTGATAGCGTCGGGCACGCGTGGACATCGACTCCTTCACGGGCCCCCACTGCCCAGGCCCCTGGGAAGGGGCCCCTCCCTTCGAGGCCGTGTTCGCCCGCTGAAGAATGATGGCCGCCCCAGGCCCGCCGCTCAGTGCCGCCGCCGCGCGCCCTGCTGGCACCGCGATGCGCTCGAACGCCAACGCGCCTTCCGCCGACAGCGAGAGCACAGGCACCGAGACTTCCGCGCCCACCGCCATCGCCTTCAGCGTCCGTGTCGTGGCTGACGCTGCGCCCCCGGTGATGAGCAGGCCCGTCGTCAGCCGCGACACCTCGCGGATCTGCTCGCCACGCGTCATGGACTGGAAGCGCTCCCAGTACACGGGCGATGACGTGATGAGGGCCACCACTCCCGCTGGCAGGCGGCTCAGTCCCGCGACGCTGTCCACGGGATGGGTGAGCAACTGTCCCAGCGCGTGGTACAGCTCCACGAAGGCGTCCTCGGCTCCATCCAGGGTGCGGCTGATGACGTCCGCGTCGTCGTACACTTCCGCCATTGGGCGCCAGTCCGCCGCTTGGAGCTGCGCGTCCACGGTCCGGAAGACGCCGCCCTTGCCGCTGTAGAAGCGGCCCAGCTCGAAGCCATGCGCGCGGAAGGCGCCGTCCTTCCATTCAACCGTTGCCGCCTTCTGCTGGGTCCGTCCGGTGAGTGCCCACGCCAGATAGCCATCCGGTCGCAGCACCGCGATCTGCTCCCGGGAGAAGCGCTCCACCCGACGCAACAACTCCTCCCGTGTGACTTCGCCCCCCTCCAGCACCTCGCGCAGGATGAAGCCCGCTGCCATGCGAGGCGGGAAGTTGCCCAGCGTGACGGGCTTCCCCGAGAGCACGGCCAGCAGCCGCGCGGCATGCGTGGGCGTCAGCACTCCACCCAGGGGGCGCTCATCCCGCGCCTCCAGCCCCGCGTTCGTCAGCAACAGCTCCCAGCCGTCCGGTTGCACGTCGTCAGGGTTCGCGACGTCCGCCATCTCCACCGCGTTGACGGGGCTCGCCCCCGTCACGACTTCGCGCACGGCCTTGCGGCGGTACAGGGGCGGCGCTTCCTCACGAGGCGTGACACCCGGCACCGGGGCGGATGCACGCGGCGCCTCGTCGTTCGACGCGCGCGCCCCAGGGGAATCCGTGGCCGTGCGGGACGTGTAGTTCAGCGTCCTTCCGGGCCCGGCAGGCAACGAGGCGCAGCCGGTGAAGAGGAGGGCCACGCACCCGAGCAGGACGTCAGCGCGCATCGTCCACTCCCAAGCCCACCGAAGCGAAGGCACCTGGACGCAGCGTCCCGTCTCCTTCGGGGAACAGCAGCGTGCCGCCCGTGGCCACCGCGTAGAGCTTCCCCGCCGCGATTCGCCAGCGCGCTTCCGCCACGCCCAGGTAGCGCGCCCCGGGTTGGCCCAGGCCCACGCCCAGCCCCTTCACCGCCACTTCCAGGTTGCGCTCCAGGAGCTGCACCGCCACGCGCCCGTCCACGTCCAGGCGGCCCCAGGAGAAGGCCTCCACGCTCAGCGACAGCATCAAGTGCCGTTGCAGTCCGCGATAGCCCACGGCATCCCAGCCCACGCGGGCCTCGCCCTGGAGCGAGTACCCGTCCGGGAAGCGAATGGAGGTCAGTGGCACACCCTCCAGGCCCACTGCCTGGAAGCGCGCCAGTTCGTAGTCCGAACCGAAGAAGCCCTGCCGGAAGCCACCGTGCTGCCTGCGCGCCTCCAGCCGCAGCGATACGTCCCGCGTCGGCGTCACCGAATCCGCGCCCACGCCCAGCACCGCGCCCCAGGCGCCTCCGACGCCCGGCCGTCCTCCCCAGCCTGCCAAGAGGTGCGCTTCCAGGCCCGGGCGCCTGAGCACCACCGCCGTTGCGTCCAGGTGCGCCAGCGTCACGGACAGCGCATTCCCTCCGAATCGTCCCCAGTCATGCACGGCGGAGACAGCGAGCGTGTATCGCCCCGGCATGTGACCGGCTCCGAGGAGAACGCGCCCCACATCCAGCGCGACCTCCGCTCCCATCAGCCGCGCGCCCAGCACATCCGAAGCGAAGGCCTCCGTGTAGAGCGGCCCGACGGTGCCCGTGAGCAAGCCGCCCGCCGGGTGGTAGTCCGGATTCGTTCGGTTGGAGTAGCGGCGCACCAGATGCGCCGACAGCAGGCTGTAGTCCTCCAAGGCGCCCAGCCACACGCCCACGGGCGCCGCGTCCGAGCCCAACTTGAGGCCGCGCACGAGCTGGCCCCAGTCGGAGAGACGGTCCCAGTCCTCGCGTCGCACGCGGCCCGCGCCGCCCCACGCTCGCAGTCGGACGGGGGCGCCCAGGTTGAGCCCGAATTCCGGACCGCCATCCAGGATGAGCGTGGGCTCCAACTGAACGAAGCCTTCAGCCCTACCGCGGCCCGAGCGTGGCAGAAGCGCGAGCGTCGCCACCTCCAGCCGAGCCAGTGAAGACCAGGAGCGGGTTGGCGCCTTGGGCGCAGCGGCCTCGGATTCTGACGACGCCGTGGCCTCCCCCCGCATGGGAAGGAGCCATAGCCAAAGCACCGCCCACCAGCGGTTACCCATCGCTCGCGCCTCCTGGTTGCACTCTGGTGCGGCGTGCAGAGCCCGGTCGTAACCGCCCGGTCCGGCAAGTCATCCGAACCGGGCGACGCATGCCCCCGAGGGCATGTCAGAAGGCGAGAATCAGGATTTCAGACTGTTGGCGGCCGACTCCCAGCCCGGCGCACGCGCCGGGGCCTGGCACTGTCGTCACCTCGTCCGGGTGGGACGTGTCGAGCATGGGCACGGCAATCCCGCCCTCATCGTCCGGCACCGTCGCCCAGCAAGGCCTCGGGCGCGGCACAGAGGACTTCACCTTGAGGCAGGGGAAAGGACGTCGCCACGCGCCCCGGCGCTCATCGTTTCAGAAGACCTCAAGGGGGCATTGGAGCAGGCCAGGGCCACGGGGACGAAATGCACCGGGGCGTGGATCCCCCCGCAACCTTTCCGCCGCCCCCGGGTTCATCCCAGAAACCTCGCGGAGGCCACGGCCTCCGCCACCACCCCGGGATGCCCCCATGCGTCGCTCCATCGTCGTCGCCGTCGCCACCGTCGCCTTCCTGCTCGGCGGCGCCGCCAACCAAGCCCATGCCGAACGCCAGCCGCGCATGCGCGACGCGCTGGCCCACCTGGAGAGCGCGCTGTCGGACCTGCGCGCCGCCAGCGGGGACAAGGGCGGACACCGCGCGCAGGCCATCCGCCTCACGGAGCAGGCCATCACCTCCGTGCGCGATGGCATCCAGTTCGACAACCGGCACTGAAACGCCCGCGCCTCACCCGCGCTCGAGCATGTCCCGGATGCGCGTGGCCAGCGACTCCATCGCGAAGGGCTTGGTCATCATCGCCATGCCCGGCTCCAGGAACCCGGACGCCATCGCCGCGTTCTCCGCGTAGCCCGTCATGAACAACACCTTCAGCCCCGGACGCGCGGCCCGCCCCGCGTCCGCCAACTGCCGTCCGTTCAACCCCGGCAACCCCATGTCCGTCACCAGCAGGTCCAGCCTCGGCGCGCTCCGCAGCAGCCGCAGGCCCTCCGTCCCGTCGCTCGCCTCCAGCGTGCGGTAGCCCAGCTCCCGCAGCACCTCCACGATGAGCGCCCGGATGACCTCCTCGTCCTCCACCACCAGCACCGTCTCCCCGGCCTCCGACACGTGCGCGTCCGTGAGCCCCCGGGGCGCCTGCGAGTCCTCCGGCGTGCCCTCCCCCACGTAGCGCGGCAGGTACAGCCGCACCGTCGTCCCCTGCCCGGGCTCGCTGTACAACTGCACGGCGCCCTCCGACTGGCGCGCGAAGCCGTAGATCATCGACAGGCCCAGGCCCGTGCCCTGCCCCAGCGGCTTCGTGGTGAAGAACGGATCAAACGCCCGCTCCAGCACCTCCGGCGACATCCCCGTCCCCGTGTCGCTCACGCTCACGCACACGTACTGCCCCGGCGACAACTCCCTGCGCCGCGCCGCGTACGCCGCGTCCAGGTGCGCGTTGCCCGTCTCCACCGTGAGCTTCCCCCCGTGCGGCATCGCATCCCGGGCGTTGATGGCCAGGTTGAGCAGCGCCGTCTCCAGTTGGTTCGGGTCGCACTTCGTGAGCCACAGCCCACCGGCCAGCACCAGCTCCAGCCGCATCTGCTCCCCCAGCGTGCGACGCAGCAGGTCCTCCATGGAGGCCACCAGCGGGTTCACCTTCACCGGCTTGGGGTCCAGGGGCTGCATGCGCGAGAACGCCAGCAGCCGGTGCGTCAGCGCGGCGGCCCGCTGCGAAGCCCCCATCGCGCTGATGACGAACCGCTCCAGCTCCGACGTGCGTCCCTGGCGCAGGCGCTTCT
The DNA window shown above is from Corallococcus soli and carries:
- a CDS encoding DUF5953 family protein; the protein is MTAAHRTLIIIAHAPALQNNDDRPTAVVHAMERALPGLRLGWTMSEKEDLIALPQRDEWVAANMANGGFPFLCNDDDNHLVTVAGLENPNGLAAGSPPHLEIHADLPLDAVSIAEAVDVLAGLAEGARAVWGHATPSGYGGIVAQQFRHPGDELHVPPLGLPSLKLPWNRSTPEIPHFLGWLNYWSAAAAQAIGFPDPLRDAALLSRARRTATGGWVVQLTDAPLALDNPAHLDALQRAYERFPEIGGRAPP
- a CDS encoding DUF2381 family protein; amino-acid sequence: MVASHSGGHAPLLQPYRLALALTLVPVSGAAAGAETATGARVGRKRSVTIASTPAEPRPIVHVAADARTVFLFSAPIQRKTLTFAESLIHVLDAGERSIIVQPVANLTDGERQAIGVFFADGRASTRAAFVLVTDPSDVDALIDVQRPEPPNTVCQPSDHAPAPKPEDLVLRGYADLKHPLIFDFPSELAPSAAHGFSEENLQVRG
- a CDS encoding Tox-REase-5 domain-containing protein, producing the protein MRADVLLGCVALLFTGCASLPAGPGRTLNYTSRTATDSPGARASNDEAPRASAPVPGVTPREEAPPLYRRKAVREVVTGASPVNAVEMADVANPDDVQPDGWELLLTNAGLEARDERPLGGVLTPTHAARLLAVLSGKPVTLGNFPPRMAAGFILREVLEGGEVTREELLRRVERFSREQIAVLRPDGYLAWALTGRTQQKAATVEWKDGAFRAHGFELGRFYSGKGGVFRTVDAQLQAADWRPMAEVYDDADVISRTLDGAEDAFVELYHALGQLLTHPVDSVAGLSRLPAGVVALITSSPVYWERFQSMTRGEQIREVSRLTTGLLITGGAASATTRTLKAMAVGAEVSVPVLSLSAEGALAFERIAVPAGRAAAALSGGPGAAIILQRANTASKGGAPSQGPGQWGPVKESMSTRARRYQEQITGHSADEAYWVGGTSTKAGGVKFDGFEEGVLLEAKGPGYAEFFEDNFDPKSWFEASGKLQDLADQAERQRRIVQGLGIRIEWHVAEMHAANGMRKLLENRGFTEITVIHTPARSLVR
- a CDS encoding DUF6310 domain-containing protein; its protein translation is MQESPQAATSSVAIKEALDAYELRHSYPEEAGTSRGTKVATRESEAQHKPESKPEPAGQDWFPPAPSESPERERHPECRPVPVRHLGGNEPHNECADKIPNNSFPDWDVLVNGKNFDGLVLITRTLWDVKTDDFEKQPPRPQRFFVRMKLPELRREARLARDCGYNFVIGVRSAAHKAVLFDEDPTLKFVIMDWC
- a CDS encoding immunity 52 family protein, which translates into the protein MTTQPTPALHPDSYHAGAYWGPRKESPEECAHRAEAFLNLLAACDPLLAHWNKIPKPRGKGRKTPLMPPSLPALTEAFRRGVNREPGGPPIEDLGFRVGAYNDGAGQDFASVNMKCGSYAEFSIANSCVLSLPAKGENAERILTATVLAEVVRSMALAWEPDWAVAMSHTHRELDGKAGVWPGWVTYLARQRGTVPPLPAPVRIKQVEDKGTLIVLTPERFSVANPDHVALTRRVRDLLDRAGLMPLTTV